Part of the Antedon mediterranea chromosome 6, ecAntMedi1.1, whole genome shotgun sequence genome, ATTTAGTATCTGCTTTATCTAGCTGCTCCATATATATTTCACCATGGCTTCTCTCAGTACCTGACTGTACCGTTGAGCTTACAGTATACCCACAGGTttctgtatttcatttttttgcaGAATTTACACATCATTTGTTGTTATGTAATAGTATATCTTATAATATTGTAGTGTCTATCAATGTCaagttacagtacagtatgtgaaTACGCTTTTTTATTGACAGTTACAGTAAACTGTTGagtaacaatattaaaaatatcgTTTTATTCTATTTCCTCAGGAAGGTTGACCCAGGAAGTGATTGGTATTCAAATAGGATAGTTGCTGTTGAACAATCAGGAACATTGAAGGCCGTCATATACCCGTGTCACTGACACGTCGTAGTGTGCTTTACAATTGTGCAAATTCATTTCAAAATGGGTTCTAATTTTCTTTTGCGTCTTTTGAAGAGGAAAAGCTCACTAAAACCTCGCATTGATAATCATAGTCTATATACAAGTATTCAAATGAGTAAAGTTCTTGTTGAGGGCATTCTGACTGTTCACGAACCATGGCGTAGGAATCAAAAGAAACCAAAAAGTGTTTTTTTGAGCTTGTATACGAATGACTCAAGTCCATTTATTGCGTGGTACGCTGAAAAGCAACGTAAGAAAGCACGTGGATATTTCAATGTTCGCGGTGCAAAAATCGCACCAATTGGAGAATACAGCTTCCAGATTATCTTTGAGAATTCGAGTCAGATTTACAAATTCCATTGCGAGTGTTGGGATGATAgagaaacttggttgtacacaCTCAGAGAACAAAGTCGCAAAGAAATTTCAGTTCAGTTATTCCGATCAAATTCCACTGAAGAAGACAAGAATGAACCGTGCGTAAACAATGATAGGCGACAAGGTGACCGGCCAAGCTGGAAAAGCCATCGACGCGTTGTGAGTACCGGGTCACCGTTACCTAACTTTGAACAAAACCAAGTGGTGAACTTGCAAAGGAGTCGAAGCCAGCCGCACATTCAGAAACGGCGTATTGTCAGACGGCGGCCAACTTTAAGTGAACAAAAACAAACTGGACATTGCAAAGTTGGTAACAAGGTGTCGTGTCATCAGTCATTCATACGCTCACCGCAAGTTAAAGTCAGTCGAGGTTGAGGAACTACCACTGGCTATTACCGCTTGGACAATTAATATACGGTGCTTGAAAACGATAAGTGATGAAAACGAAGGGAATTATGCTGCCCTTCGATTCTACTCGAAAGGACGTGTGCGTGGCAATGCAATGtgtaaatgaagaaataaaaatgtattcaaaaaTTTACCAAACTTGGTTGctcaaatattaatttattataatttagcattttctaataattgtgtaCAATAAATGACCAgttaatatttacagtatatgtatTTTTGCATTTTGGTCTACAGTACTGATAGCATTACTCTGTGAGTGACCATAGCAAATTAAATTGTGTTGGGGACTACCTATTatctacagtatacaaataataatgaatgatatACAGTAGGTTGAATGgaaagaatattttcatgagttgtAAAATTGAATGTCTTAATAATAGGATAGTTTGAATAATGAATGTATACTCGCCATTCAATgaattcaaaacatttatttgttttaacaaaGCTACTGGTTTAGAGTACTGTAAACTAATGTAGTAAACTTGTATTCAATTAATCAGCCGCTTCCATCCTGTTAAAGATTATCACGTAGGCCATGCAAAGAATTGCGCCAGAGACCAGGAACTGTTGGGTTCAAACTTCTTTAGGGATTTCCACCATAACCCTCTACTGTCTGCTGAAGTGCCATACTGTAAATTGAATGTCATAGGTGGGGCTATAGAATTTTTGTTGTGAAGCAGAGCAATATAGACTGCGTACTTTACTGGATAGTTTTGCGCTCGCATTGTTAGTACATAATTACCATGTTGCGTCAATGTTTGCAAAAACTTGAATGTGCAATGGGAGATGCATGTCACTTGATatgaaatcaaccaatcaaatgacaataTTCTGTTcagttacagtactgtatctggTCACCAGTATGGTACAGTTAAATGATACTGTAGAGAAAAAGATTTACAGTATTGTTACTGTATTTGGGATTTAAACTGTATActgcatgtactgtacagtactaaacACTATGTAACGTTTGAGATGATTCTCGTTCCAATATCGATGGGGTCCAGAAGCGAATCGATATTCACATTCCAACTTTTGTTTctcaattataaataaattaataataaacaaatatttaattttctgcaaaataaatttctgtatttattgtttatgaAAAGTATTGGGCGTAATTACCAAATTActtgttaaattattaaaataaaatttcatttatcAACTAAATCGACACAGTACAAATGAAATGGTGCTCTTCTGAggtgaataaatacattttgtagtTAAATGCATTTGGTATAAATTGAATTTTACCTAAAAAATCTAAATTCCCATAATTTATGCTTGAGCTAAGCATGCTTTTTACAGTAAATGTTAATGAgatttgttgttgaatttggTCCAAAAAGCTTAGTGCCTTGTAAGATAGTTACATTCCCAGAAAATTGAAGAAAAGAACTGGTCTTGGAATTTCATATTGTACTGTACCTACTGTAGATAAGAAATACACATTATCTGTTATTCTGTCTGTTAAGCTTTATGAATTACTGTATACcacattttgatttaaataaagtaatCTGTTTTTAAAGTAGCTTCTTCAAATATGTCAgtattaaatgattttattttttttgtaatatttatggaacttttaatatactttttggATTTATAGGTATATTTAGCAGTACAGTATATTCTTTAGAAATACATATTTtcttgaaaatattttaaataacataatagtTCCTTGTAATTATAGGACCAAAAGCTCAGTGTGGTCACAAACAATGGTTgaatataaatgttgaattagTGCTAAATACTGTATACTAATTTAGCTATGTAAGGCGTGTACTACTGGTATATTAAgctcattttaattatttaccaACATTTTACGCTAAATTCTCGATTATTAAGTCTTTCATTTAACCATTAGTATATatacaattaaatatattactgtatattattttatgcaattatgaataattatattattttatgaatattattgttttgttgtaATTGTTAAGCCTGCCACTGGTACAGTTTAAATGCTGTAACATGGCATGGTTTGGTCTTCCTAAGACTAGTCAGAATTCTAATCTCTAGTAAAACCCCACCAGACGCATATATCAGCAAACACACACTACTTTAATGTATGAGAACTGTGTCAtggttttaaacatttttagttaTCCTGCTAAgagaattttctttttaaaaatttgataataaaCCTGATCTAAATACGGAATTAAGGTAAAAAATCCTCCGCACGAATCAAGATATTCGAGTACCTTGACGATTCCTGTGTAAATATTTTGAACCGGTGGTTTTCACTGTCAAGCTGAGATGAGTGTAACTCCTTGTGTTGTTTTAGCGTGCATCTTACGAATTAGTATCACCATCATTAACGGTTATCTGCGTGGGCAGCGCACCCACTGTTCCTCCAGGTCTAGAACCCTGTAGTGAGATGCATTTAAACCTGCAGAGTGTAAACCTCTAATGTTTATTGACACCTTCGTACCAATGTCATGACCTAGATATCGGCTTCGCTTGCACAGAACAACACGAGGGCAGTGTTACCATGCTGGTGATTCTCATTTCAATAGTAATTGCGTGGGAAAAAAGTTTAGAAGCGAGAGACCAAAAAAAAGTTGCAAATccaacaattatttttgttatattaattttcataataCACTATATCTATACTTCCATTTatgtaataatacagtatatacctcatatttagttttgaattataatttttatatcacACATCTTtttatgttatataattatattattatactactaaTAAACAACAGTTTACTCATCAGTACAAAGGTATTATAATGATtgtaatattagtattaattactATCAAAATGTTGGTATAATTCATTGTTACTGTCATCTGTTGTCAAATGTGTGCACAAGTGGTGGGTACTGAAAAGATTCCATAATAACACTGTTTTGTGATGTACACAAactgataataattcaatttataCTATAAACCAGTTCATTACtagaataataatagtataataaataatagtactgtataatagaataattcattt contains:
- the LOC140052586 gene encoding uncharacterized protein → MGSNFLLRLLKRKSSLKPRIDNHSLYTSIQMSKVLVEGILTVHEPWRRNQKKPKSVFLSLYTNDSSPFIAWYAEKQRKKARGYFNVRGAKIAPIGEYSFQIIFENSSQIYKFHCECWDDRETWLYTLREQSRKEISVQLFRSNSTEEDKNEPCVNNDRRQGDRPSWKSHRRVVSTGSPLPNFEQNQVVNLQRSRSQPHIQKRRIVRRRPTLSEQKQTGHCKVGNKVSCHQSFIRSPQVKVSRG